One Microvirga thermotolerans DNA window includes the following coding sequences:
- a CDS encoding peptide ABC transporter ATP-binding protein, producing the protein MTAPVVEANNLKRVYEVRRGLFKEPGRLQAVGGVSFSIAPGKTLAVVGESGCGKSTLARMVTLIEKPTEGTLTLDGMDAIHPPAGKAKDLRRTVQLVFQNPYGSLNPRKKVGTILEEPLAINTSLSAAERTERARAMMAKVGLRPEHYNRYPHMFSGGQRQRIAIARALMLSPKLVVADEPVSALDVSIQAQVLNLLADLQQEMGLAYLFISHDLSVVRHIADDVMVMYLGLTVEQGPKERIYERPLHPYTQALLSSTPSMSGAKRKRIVLKGELPSPLNPPKGCVFSTRCPYVTERCRIERPALRPIDGRLVACHYAENFLAEQPA; encoded by the coding sequence GTGACCGCTCCCGTAGTCGAAGCCAACAATCTCAAGCGCGTCTACGAGGTGCGGCGCGGCCTGTTCAAGGAGCCCGGCCGTCTGCAGGCCGTGGGCGGCGTCTCGTTCTCCATCGCCCCCGGCAAGACGCTGGCGGTGGTCGGCGAGTCCGGCTGCGGCAAGTCCACCCTTGCCCGCATGGTCACCCTGATCGAGAAGCCGACGGAGGGCACGCTGACGCTCGACGGGATGGACGCCATCCACCCGCCCGCCGGCAAGGCCAAGGATCTGCGGCGCACGGTGCAGCTGGTGTTCCAGAATCCCTATGGATCGCTCAACCCGCGCAAGAAGGTCGGGACGATTCTCGAGGAGCCGCTCGCCATCAACACGAGTCTTTCCGCCGCCGAGCGGACGGAGCGGGCACGTGCGATGATGGCAAAGGTGGGCCTGCGCCCCGAGCACTACAACCGTTACCCGCACATGTTCTCCGGCGGCCAGCGCCAGCGCATCGCCATCGCGCGGGCGCTGATGCTCTCGCCCAAGCTCGTGGTGGCGGACGAGCCCGTCTCCGCTCTGGACGTGTCGATCCAGGCCCAGGTCCTGAACCTCCTGGCCGACCTGCAGCAGGAGATGGGCCTCGCCTATCTCTTCATCTCCCACGACCTGAGCGTGGTCCGCCACATCGCCGACGATGTGATGGTGATGTATCTGGGGCTTACGGTCGAGCAGGGTCCGAAGGAGCGGATCTACGAGCGTCCCCTGCACCCCTATACGCAGGCGCTCCTCTCCTCGACTCCCAGCATGTCCGGAGCCAAGCGCAAGCGCATCGTCCTGAAGGGCGAGCTGCCTTCGCCGCTCAATCCACCGAAGGGCTGCGTTTTCTCGACACGCTGTCCCTACGTGACCGAGCGCTGCCGGATCGAACGGCCGGCGCTGCGGCCGATCGACGGCCGTCTGGTGGCGTGCCACTACGCGGAGAACTTCCTCGCGGAGCAGCCGGCCTGA
- a CDS encoding ABC transporter substrate-binding protein translates to MKKSALLAAVCVPAFLAAAPLSAKTLVYCSEGSPENFYPGVNTTGTSFDASTQIYSRIVEFERGGTKVLPGLAEKWDISPDGLVYTFHLRKGVKWHSNKNFKPTRDMNADDIVFMFERQWKQDHPYYKVTSPNHSYFDDMGMPKLLKSVEKVDDYTVKVTLNQPEAPFLADLAMEFAAVQSKEYADAMLKAGTPEKIDQEPIGTGPFYLVQYQKDAIIRYKAFPDYYGGKAKIDDLVFSITPDASVRWAKLQKGECHVMPYPNPADLQAMEKDPNVTILSQAGLNIGYLAYNTQKKPFDDVKVRKALNMAINKKAIVEAVYLGSGIPAKNPIPPSMWSYNDSIKDDPYDPEAAKKLLAEAGFPNGFETDLWAMPVQRPYNPNAKRIAELMQADLAKIGVKAEIKSFEWGEYRKRMQAGEHQMGMLGWTGDNGDPDNFLHTLLGCASAQGNGSNVAKFCYKPFDDLVTKAKVTTDVAARTKLYEQAQVIFKEQAPWFTIAHAVQLKPIRKEVVDFKLSPFGRHTFYGVDIKGK, encoded by the coding sequence ATGAAGAAATCAGCTCTTCTTGCAGCTGTCTGCGTTCCGGCCTTCCTGGCGGCCGCTCCGCTGTCGGCTAAGACGCTCGTGTATTGCTCCGAGGGCAGCCCGGAGAATTTCTACCCCGGCGTCAACACCACCGGCACCTCCTTCGATGCCAGCACCCAGATCTACAGCCGGATCGTGGAGTTCGAGCGCGGCGGCACGAAGGTTCTGCCCGGCCTCGCCGAGAAATGGGACATTTCTCCGGACGGACTCGTCTATACCTTCCACCTCCGCAAGGGCGTGAAGTGGCACTCCAACAAGAACTTCAAGCCGACCCGCGACATGAACGCCGACGACATCGTGTTCATGTTCGAGCGCCAGTGGAAGCAGGATCATCCCTATTACAAGGTCACGAGCCCGAACCATTCCTACTTCGACGACATGGGCATGCCCAAGCTGCTCAAGTCCGTGGAGAAGGTGGACGACTACACGGTCAAGGTGACGCTGAACCAGCCTGAGGCGCCCTTCCTGGCCGACCTCGCGATGGAGTTCGCGGCCGTTCAGTCGAAGGAATACGCCGATGCGATGCTGAAGGCGGGCACCCCCGAGAAGATCGACCAGGAGCCGATCGGCACGGGTCCGTTCTATCTCGTCCAGTACCAGAAGGACGCCATCATCCGCTACAAGGCCTTCCCGGACTATTACGGCGGCAAGGCCAAGATCGACGACCTCGTCTTCTCGATCACCCCGGACGCCTCGGTCCGCTGGGCGAAGCTCCAGAAGGGCGAGTGCCACGTCATGCCGTATCCGAATCCGGCCGACCTCCAGGCCATGGAGAAGGATCCGAACGTGACGATCCTCTCCCAGGCGGGCCTGAACATCGGCTACCTCGCCTACAACACCCAGAAGAAGCCCTTCGACGACGTGAAGGTCCGCAAGGCCCTCAACATGGCCATCAACAAGAAGGCCATCGTCGAAGCGGTGTATCTCGGCAGCGGCATCCCGGCCAAGAACCCGATCCCGCCGTCCATGTGGTCGTACAACGACAGCATCAAGGACGATCCTTACGATCCGGAAGCGGCCAAGAAGCTCCTGGCCGAGGCCGGCTTCCCGAACGGGTTCGAGACCGACCTGTGGGCCATGCCGGTGCAGCGCCCCTACAACCCGAATGCGAAGCGCATCGCCGAGCTGATGCAGGCCGACCTCGCCAAAATCGGCGTGAAGGCCGAGATCAAGAGCTTCGAGTGGGGCGAGTACCGCAAGCGCATGCAGGCGGGCGAGCACCAGATGGGCATGCTGGGCTGGACGGGCGACAACGGCGACCCGGACAACTTCCTGCACACCCTCCTCGGCTGCGCCTCGGCGCAGGGCAACGGGTCGAACGTCGCGAAGTTCTGCTACAAGCCCTTCGACGATCTCGTGACCAAGGCCAAGGTGACCACCGACGTGGCCGCGCGCACCAAGCTCTATGAGCAGGCGCAGGTGATCTTCAAGGAGCAGGCTCCCTGGTTCACCATCGCGCATGCGGTGCAGCTGAAGCCCATCCGCAAGGAAGTGGTCGACTTCAAGCTCTCGCCCTTCGGACGCCACACCTTCTACGGCGTGGACATCAAGGGCAAGTAA
- a CDS encoding ABC transporter permease subunit, whose amino-acid sequence MTAETMEAPAVAAPTATPPHPLREFWGYFSANKGAVAGLAVIAFVVAVAILADVLAPHSPYVTDTSIALKPPFWQEGGSLAYPLGTDPIGRDILSRLIYGSRLSLLIGIVIVSISIAIGTVLGLVAGFSRGLTEIFIMRLMDIILTLPSLLLAIVIVAVLGPGLVNSMLAVALVILPHYVRLARAAVITETSKDYVTAARVSGAGTLRLMFREVLPNCTAPLIVQASLGISTAILDAAALGFLGLGAQPPAPEWGTMLADAREFVLRAWWVVTFPGLAILITVLAFNLLGDGLRDALDPKLKR is encoded by the coding sequence ATGACCGCAGAAACCATGGAAGCTCCTGCCGTCGCTGCGCCGACGGCGACCCCGCCCCACCCCTTGCGCGAATTCTGGGGTTACTTCAGCGCCAACAAGGGCGCAGTCGCAGGCCTCGCCGTGATTGCCTTCGTGGTGGCGGTCGCGATCCTCGCCGACGTCCTCGCCCCCCACTCGCCCTATGTCACCGACACCTCCATCGCGCTCAAGCCACCTTTCTGGCAGGAGGGCGGAAGCCTCGCCTATCCGCTCGGGACCGATCCCATCGGCCGCGACATCCTTTCGCGGCTCATCTACGGATCTCGCCTGTCGCTGCTGATCGGCATCGTGATCGTTTCGATCTCCATCGCGATCGGAACGGTGCTTGGGCTCGTCGCGGGCTTCTCCCGCGGCCTGACCGAGATCTTCATCATGCGGCTGATGGACATCATCCTGACCCTGCCGAGCCTTCTGCTCGCCATCGTCATCGTCGCGGTGCTCGGCCCCGGTCTCGTCAACTCGATGCTCGCCGTCGCTCTGGTGATCCTGCCGCACTACGTCCGCCTCGCGCGGGCCGCCGTGATCACGGAAACCTCCAAGGACTACGTGACGGCCGCCAGGGTCAGCGGCGCGGGTACGCTGCGCCTCATGTTCAGGGAGGTGCTGCCCAACTGCACGGCCCCGCTGATCGTCCAGGCCTCTCTCGGCATTTCGACCGCGATCCTCGACGCCGCAGCGCTCGGCTTCCTCGGTCTCGGCGCCCAGCCCCCGGCTCCCGAGTGGGGCACCATGCTCGCGGATGCCCGCGAGTTCGTGCTGCGCGCCTGGTGGGTCGTCACCTTCCCGGGCCTTGCCATTCTCATCACCGTGCTGGCGTTCAACCTCCTCGGCGACGGCCTTCGCGACGCCCTGGACCCCAAATTGAAGCGTTGA
- a CDS encoding dienelactone hydrolase family protein — protein MERFEPGGQRSAPPVLMLHGADGLGLNGQYRAGAREIAASGFQVHLVHYLDRTGERRASFSTLFQNFVPWMETVRDALAWIGDTAETAAGSIGLVGISLGAALGLAVSGTSSRIGALVSFYGPLPQGAVAPDARLPPTLVLHGNMDPVVPVANAYAIESLLRQRHVPHEIRIYPGEGHGFRGQAQADATRRALAFLRRHLVPEAPPLPAPDRDR, from the coding sequence GTGGAACGCTTCGAGCCGGGCGGCCAGAGGTCGGCCCCTCCGGTCCTCATGCTTCACGGCGCCGACGGGCTTGGCCTCAATGGCCAGTACCGGGCGGGGGCACGGGAGATCGCCGCCTCCGGCTTCCAGGTGCATCTCGTCCATTATCTCGACCGGACCGGGGAGCGACGCGCCTCCTTCTCGACCCTGTTCCAGAACTTCGTTCCATGGATGGAAACGGTCCGGGATGCCCTTGCCTGGATCGGAGACACGGCCGAAACGGCTGCGGGGAGCATTGGGCTGGTCGGGATCTCGCTCGGCGCGGCATTGGGACTTGCGGTTTCCGGCACGAGTTCGCGGATCGGAGCCCTGGTGAGTTTCTACGGGCCGCTCCCCCAGGGAGCGGTCGCCCCCGATGCGCGCCTGCCTCCGACCCTCGTCCTCCACGGCAACATGGATCCGGTCGTGCCGGTGGCGAATGCTTATGCCATCGAATCCCTGCTTCGTCAGAGGCACGTCCCGCACGAGATCAGAATCTATCCCGGCGAAGGTCACGGCTTCCGCGGCCAGGCGCAGGCGGATGCGACGCGAAGGGCTCTGGCGTTCCTGCGCCGCCACCTCGTCCCCGAAGCGCCGCCCCTTCCTGCACCTGACCGGGACCGCTAA
- a CDS encoding AI-2E family transporter produces MSAASPSPPPQAEIPPPSVPGISGLMTLIVGIVVLAALYIGQDVFLPIVLAILLAFVLAPFVDMMRRWHLGRVPSVIIAVLVALGIIVSLGGIIGFQLAGLASDLPRYQYTIKEKLGSLREGSLGRLPALLKNMGREFDRAVQENPEEKKGAPSPAPAQEAETPAPLPVEVHQPEPTPVELARNFLLPMLQPLATTGIVFVVLVFILLQREDLRDRMIRLFGSSDLHRTTIAMDDAARRLSRYFLIQLGLNTAFGVFVAVGLWAIGVPSPLLWGVFAALMRFVPYIGSFIAAAFPIMLAAAVDPGWSMAVLTAALFLLGEPLMGHVIEPVVYGQSTGLSPFAVVLSAIFWTWIWGPVGLLIATPLTLCLVVLGRHVERLEFLDVLLGDRPALTPAENLYQRMLAGDPDEALESAEALLRERSLTSYYDEVALKGLQLAANDASRGVLTVHQLERVKAVVGALIQDLDTHDDREPERKETVDEPVAPPASEQPAIKEPAVAQPSPAAMPVREEWRSEGAVLCVAGRGPLDGAAASMLAQLLTKHGLGTRTVPYEAVSRAGIGSLDTTNVRMVCLSYLEIGGTPAHLRYLLRRLRNRMPDVPILVGLWPADDAVLSNQGRQASLGADYYVSTLREAVVLCVKNATGEEKGHARTPSPPQPSHAATGSERLPLPA; encoded by the coding sequence ATGTCCGCCGCCAGTCCGTCCCCGCCTCCTCAGGCAGAGATCCCGCCGCCCAGCGTTCCGGGAATTTCGGGCCTGATGACCCTCATCGTCGGCATCGTCGTCCTGGCCGCGCTCTATATCGGCCAGGACGTGTTCCTGCCGATCGTGCTCGCGATCCTGCTCGCCTTCGTGCTGGCGCCCTTCGTCGACATGATGCGGCGCTGGCATCTGGGCCGCGTCCCTTCCGTGATCATCGCCGTGCTCGTGGCCTTGGGGATCATCGTCTCCCTCGGCGGCATCATCGGGTTCCAGCTTGCGGGGCTCGCGAGCGACCTTCCGCGCTATCAGTACACGATCAAGGAGAAACTCGGCTCCCTCCGCGAGGGATCGCTCGGGCGGCTGCCCGCGCTCCTGAAGAACATGGGCCGCGAGTTCGACCGGGCGGTTCAGGAAAACCCGGAGGAAAAGAAGGGCGCGCCGTCTCCGGCACCGGCACAGGAAGCGGAGACTCCTGCACCGTTGCCGGTCGAGGTGCACCAGCCGGAGCCGACGCCCGTCGAGCTTGCGCGCAATTTCCTCCTGCCGATGCTGCAGCCGCTGGCGACGACGGGCATCGTGTTCGTGGTCCTCGTCTTCATTCTCCTGCAGCGGGAGGATCTCCGCGACCGCATGATCCGCCTGTTCGGCTCCAGCGACCTGCATCGCACCACCATCGCAATGGACGATGCGGCGCGGCGCCTCAGCCGCTATTTCCTGATTCAACTCGGCCTCAACACCGCGTTCGGCGTCTTCGTCGCTGTCGGCCTATGGGCCATCGGCGTACCGAGTCCCCTGCTCTGGGGCGTGTTCGCGGCGCTGATGCGGTTCGTGCCCTACATCGGCTCCTTCATCGCCGCGGCCTTTCCCATCATGCTCGCCGCAGCCGTGGACCCCGGCTGGTCGATGGCGGTGCTGACGGCAGCCCTCTTTCTCCTCGGCGAGCCGCTCATGGGCCATGTCATCGAACCGGTGGTGTATGGCCAAAGCACGGGCCTTTCCCCCTTCGCCGTGGTCCTCTCCGCCATCTTCTGGACCTGGATCTGGGGCCCCGTCGGCCTGCTCATCGCCACGCCGCTGACCCTGTGCCTCGTCGTTCTGGGCCGTCATGTGGAGCGGCTGGAATTCCTCGATGTCCTGCTCGGCGACCGCCCTGCGCTGACGCCGGCGGAAAACCTCTACCAGCGCATGCTGGCTGGCGATCCGGACGAGGCGCTCGAGTCCGCCGAGGCCCTCCTGCGGGAGCGCTCACTCACATCCTATTACGACGAGGTCGCCCTGAAGGGGCTGCAGCTTGCCGCCAACGATGCGAGCCGGGGCGTCCTGACGGTCCACCAGCTCGAGCGGGTCAAGGCCGTGGTCGGAGCCCTCATCCAGGATCTCGACACCCATGACGACCGGGAGCCGGAGCGCAAGGAGACCGTGGACGAGCCCGTGGCGCCGCCGGCCAGCGAGCAGCCCGCCATCAAGGAGCCCGCCGTCGCGCAGCCTTCGCCGGCGGCCATGCCGGTTCGGGAGGAGTGGCGCAGCGAAGGCGCCGTGCTATGCGTCGCCGGCCGCGGCCCTCTCGACGGAGCTGCCGCTTCGATGCTGGCGCAGCTTCTGACCAAGCATGGCCTCGGGACGCGCACGGTGCCCTACGAGGCCGTATCCCGCGCGGGGATCGGCAGCCTCGATACGACGAATGTGCGAATGGTGTGCCTGTCCTATCTGGAGATCGGCGGTACGCCGGCGCATCTGCGATATCTCCTGCGACGCCTCCGCAACAGAATGCCGGACGTCCCGATCCTCGTCGGCCTCTGGCCGGCGGACGACGCGGTCCTGAGCAACCAGGGCCGGCAGGCGTCGCTCGGGGCCGACTACTACGTGTCGACCCTGCGCGAGGCGGTCGTGCTGTGCGTGAAGAATGCGACGGGAGAGGAGAAGGGGCATGCCCGGACCCCGTCCCCGCCGCAGCCGTCCCATGCCGCGACGGGGTCGGAGCGCTTGCCTCTCCCGGCTTGA
- a CDS encoding ABC transporter ATP-binding protein produces MALLEIENLSVEFPTQGGIMRAVDGVSLRLEEGEILGVVGESGSGKSVTMLALMGLVPFPGRVKADKLSFNGRDLLTISDRERRKLTGKDVAMIFQEPTTSLNPCFTIGFQLTETLRLHEGMDRRSARRRAIELLEQVGIPSPESRLSAFPHQLSGGMNQRVMIAMAIACNPKLLIADEPTTALDVTIQAQILDLLINLQKERNMALVMITHDMGVIAETAKRIMVMYAGQIMEERAAEDLFASPQHPYTAALLAALPENSRGGRLSTIPGVVPGLYDRPKGCLFSPRCRYATEHSRNVRPELRSWAGGQIRCHYPLGDPSRTARIEADHPLGAEAAS; encoded by the coding sequence ATGGCTCTTCTCGAAATCGAAAACCTTTCGGTCGAATTTCCGACCCAAGGCGGCATCATGCGTGCCGTCGACGGCGTCAGCCTCAGGCTCGAGGAAGGGGAGATCCTCGGCGTCGTGGGCGAATCCGGCTCGGGGAAGAGCGTCACGATGCTGGCGCTCATGGGCCTCGTGCCCTTCCCCGGACGGGTGAAAGCCGACAAGCTCTCGTTCAACGGGCGCGATCTCCTGACGATCTCGGACCGCGAGCGTCGAAAGCTCACGGGCAAGGACGTGGCGATGATCTTCCAGGAGCCGACGACGAGCCTGAACCCGTGCTTCACCATCGGGTTCCAGCTCACCGAAACCCTGCGCCTTCACGAAGGCATGGATCGCCGGAGCGCCCGCCGGCGCGCCATCGAGCTGCTGGAGCAGGTCGGCATCCCCTCGCCCGAAAGCCGCCTGTCGGCCTTCCCCCACCAGCTCTCGGGCGGCATGAACCAGCGCGTGATGATCGCCATGGCGATCGCCTGCAATCCGAAGCTCCTGATCGCGGACGAGCCGACCACGGCCCTCGACGTGACGATCCAGGCGCAGATCCTCGATCTGCTGATCAACCTGCAGAAGGAGCGCAACATGGCCCTCGTCATGATCACGCACGACATGGGCGTGATCGCCGAGACCGCAAAGCGCATCATGGTCATGTACGCCGGCCAGATCATGGAAGAGCGCGCGGCGGAGGACCTCTTCGCTTCGCCTCAGCATCCCTACACGGCGGCCCTGCTTGCGGCATTGCCCGAGAACAGCAGGGGCGGACGCCTCTCCACCATCCCCGGCGTCGTGCCGGGTCTCTACGATCGCCCGAAGGGATGCCTGTTCAGCCCCCGCTGCAGGTACGCGACGGAGCACTCCCGCAACGTGCGCCCTGAGCTGCGCTCCTGGGCCGGCGGGCAGATCCGCTGCCACTATCCCCTGGGCGACCCGAGCCGCACGGCCCGGATCGAAGCCGACCACCCCCTTGGCGCGGAGGCCGCATCGTGA
- a CDS encoding M3 family metallopeptidase has translation MTSSDVNRPSNPLLASWATPFGIPPFESIAPEHYRPAFDAAIAEQQAEIDAIAGNAETPTFANTIEAMERSGATLKRVGGVFFNLAGSHTNDAIQAVEREMAPRLAKHRNSIFMNEALFRRVDALHRNRDDLGLSPEQARVLDRYHTIFVRAGARLGPQDKQRLAEITERLAALGTQFSQNVLADEKAYRLVLETEEDLAGLPSFLREAAAQAAADCGLPGKYVITLSRSSIEPFLQFSSRRDLRERAFKAWASRGEGGGATDNTAIVAEMVRLRAERAKLLGYETFADFKLADTMAKTPAAVLALLNEVWGPARRRAMQERDDLQAHAQAKGDNIVIEPWDWRYYAEQVRIAKHDLDEAAIKPYFQLERIVEAAFETANRLFGLRFEELQDFPRYHPDIRAWKVTGGDGALVGIFIGDYFARASKRSGAWMSAFRSQEKLTGNIRPIIVNVMNFSKGGPGEPSLLSFDDARTLFHEFGHALHGLLSDVTYPLLAGTSVSTDFVELPSQLYEHWLSQPEILRRYATHAKTGEPIPETLLKRLTDARNFNQGFATVEYLASAFVDIDFHRLVDPGNVDVAAFERASLERIGMPGEIIMRHRTPHFTHVFSGDGYSSGYYSYLWSEVLDADAFNAFEETGNAFDRDTAEKLKWYIYSAGNLRDPADAYRAFRGRLPTAEALLAKRGLTAPGSEEA, from the coding sequence ATGACTTCATCGGATGTGAATCGCCCATCGAATCCCCTCCTCGCTTCCTGGGCGACTCCCTTCGGCATCCCCCCTTTCGAGAGCATCGCGCCTGAGCATTACCGGCCGGCCTTCGATGCCGCCATTGCGGAGCAGCAGGCGGAGATCGATGCGATTGCCGGAAATGCCGAGACCCCGACCTTCGCCAACACGATCGAGGCGATGGAGCGGAGCGGCGCGACCCTGAAGCGCGTCGGTGGCGTCTTCTTCAACCTGGCGGGATCGCATACGAACGACGCCATTCAGGCGGTCGAGCGCGAGATGGCGCCGCGCCTCGCGAAGCACCGCAACAGCATCTTCATGAACGAAGCCCTTTTCCGGCGTGTGGATGCCCTCCACCGGAACAGGGACGATCTCGGCCTCTCCCCCGAGCAGGCCCGCGTGCTCGACCGTTACCACACGATTTTCGTGCGCGCCGGCGCCCGCCTCGGTCCGCAGGACAAGCAGCGCCTCGCGGAGATCACGGAGCGCCTGGCTGCCCTCGGGACACAGTTCTCGCAGAACGTGCTGGCCGACGAGAAGGCGTATCGCCTCGTTCTCGAAACCGAGGAGGATCTGGCGGGCCTCCCCTCGTTCCTACGGGAAGCTGCGGCGCAGGCGGCGGCCGATTGCGGCCTTCCGGGCAAGTACGTGATCACCCTGTCGCGCTCCAGCATCGAACCCTTCCTCCAGTTCTCGAGCCGGCGCGACCTGCGGGAGCGGGCCTTCAAAGCCTGGGCCTCCCGCGGAGAAGGCGGCGGCGCCACGGACAACACGGCCATCGTCGCCGAGATGGTGCGTCTGCGCGCCGAGCGCGCGAAGCTCCTGGGCTACGAGACCTTCGCGGACTTCAAGCTCGCCGACACGATGGCGAAGACGCCGGCGGCGGTTCTCGCACTCCTTAACGAGGTCTGGGGACCGGCGCGGCGGCGCGCCATGCAGGAGAGGGACGATCTGCAGGCGCACGCCCAGGCCAAAGGCGACAACATCGTCATCGAGCCGTGGGACTGGCGCTACTACGCCGAGCAGGTCCGCATCGCGAAGCACGATCTCGACGAGGCGGCCATCAAGCCGTACTTCCAGCTGGAGCGAATCGTCGAGGCCGCCTTCGAAACCGCGAACCGGCTCTTCGGATTGCGTTTCGAGGAGTTGCAGGATTTCCCGCGCTACCATCCCGACATTCGCGCCTGGAAGGTCACGGGCGGGGACGGCGCACTCGTCGGCATCTTCATCGGCGACTACTTCGCCCGTGCGTCGAAGCGCAGCGGAGCGTGGATGAGCGCCTTCCGATCCCAGGAGAAGCTGACCGGAAACATTCGCCCGATCATCGTCAACGTCATGAATTTCTCCAAGGGCGGTCCGGGCGAGCCGTCCCTGCTCAGCTTCGACGACGCGCGGACGCTGTTCCACGAGTTCGGTCACGCGCTTCACGGCCTCCTCTCCGACGTGACCTATCCCCTGCTCGCGGGGACGAGCGTCTCGACGGACTTTGTCGAGTTGCCGTCCCAGCTCTACGAGCACTGGCTGTCGCAGCCGGAAATCCTGCGCCGCTATGCAACGCATGCGAAGACAGGCGAGCCGATTCCGGAAACCCTGCTGAAGCGGCTGACGGATGCGAGAAACTTCAACCAGGGCTTCGCAACGGTCGAGTACCTCGCCTCGGCATTCGTCGATATCGACTTCCACCGGCTCGTGGATCCCGGCAACGTGGACGTGGCGGCCTTCGAGCGGGCGTCGCTCGAGAGGATCGGCATGCCCGGCGAGATCATCATGCGGCACCGCACCCCGCACTTCACCCATGTCTTCTCGGGCGACGGCTATTCGTCAGGCTACTACAGCTACCTTTGGTCCGAGGTGCTGGATGCGGATGCGTTCAACGCTTTCGAGGAGACCGGGAATGCCTTCGACCGGGATACGGCCGAGAAGCTGAAATGGTACATCTATTCCGCCGGCAACCTGCGCGATCCGGCGGATGCCTACCGCGCCTTCCGCGGGCGTCTGCCCACGGCAGAGGCCCTGCTGGCCAAGCGCGGCCTCACCGCTCCCGGATCGGAAGAGGCCTGA
- a CDS encoding ABC transporter permease subunit produces MLRFILTRVSLIIPTFIGITLLAFFLIRLVPGDPIETMAGERGIDAARHEQLRKEFGFDKPIFVQYGIYISRVLQGDLGKSLITQAPVWEEFKALFPATMELALCAILFALAIGLPAGILAAIRRNSIFDHGVMGISLTGYSMPIFWWGLILILVFSVQLDLTPVSGRIDVLYYIEPITGFLLIDSLLSGEEGAFASAVEHLILPTIVLGTVPLAVIARMTRSAMLEVLGEDYIRTAKAKGLSRYRVIALHALRNALIPVVTVIGLQVGVLFTGAILTETIFSWPGVGKWLIDAIFRRDYPVLQGGALLLGIVVMSVNLIVDLAYGLINPRIRHHR; encoded by the coding sequence ATGCTCCGCTTCATCCTCACCCGCGTCAGCCTGATCATCCCGACCTTCATCGGGATCACGCTGCTCGCCTTCTTCCTGATCCGCCTCGTCCCTGGCGATCCGATCGAGACCATGGCCGGCGAGCGCGGCATCGATGCCGCGCGCCACGAACAGCTGCGCAAGGAGTTCGGCTTCGACAAGCCGATCTTCGTCCAGTACGGCATCTACATTTCCCGCGTCCTCCAGGGCGATCTCGGCAAGTCCCTGATCACCCAGGCGCCGGTCTGGGAGGAGTTCAAGGCCCTGTTCCCGGCGACCATGGAACTGGCGCTCTGCGCAATCCTGTTCGCATTGGCGATCGGGCTGCCGGCCGGCATCCTGGCCGCGATCCGACGAAATTCGATCTTCGATCACGGCGTCATGGGCATCTCGCTCACCGGCTATTCCATGCCGATCTTCTGGTGGGGCCTGATCCTGATCCTCGTGTTCTCGGTGCAGCTCGACCTCACGCCCGTCTCCGGCCGTATCGACGTCCTGTATTACATCGAGCCGATCACCGGCTTCCTCCTGATCGACAGCCTCCTCTCGGGCGAGGAAGGCGCCTTCGCCTCGGCGGTGGAGCATCTCATCCTGCCCACCATCGTGCTCGGGACGGTGCCCCTCGCGGTGATTGCCCGCATGACGCGCTCTGCCATGCTGGAGGTGCTGGGCGAGGATTACATCCGCACCGCCAAGGCCAAGGGCCTCTCGCGTTACCGGGTGATCGCCCTGCACGCCCTGCGCAATGCGCTCATCCCGGTCGTTACGGTGATCGGCCTGCAGGTGGGCGTCCTCTTCACGGGCGCCATCCTGACCGAGACGATCTTCTCCTGGCCCGGCGTCGGCAAATGGCTGATCGACGCCATCTTCCGGCGTGACTATCCGGTCCTGCAGGGCGGCGCCCTTCTTCTGGGCATCGTCGTGATGAGCGTGAACCTCATCGTCGACCTCGCCTATGGCCTCATCAACCCGCGCATCAGGCATCATCGATGA